Within Chloracidobacterium sp., the genomic segment CGATCGCTTTCGGCTGCTGCGGGAAGTCTCAAAGACGAAAATAGCAACGACAAATCTAAGAAGAACGACAAGGCTAACCTAGATTCACCGCTCGGCCGTATGCTTGGGCTGGAGAAGGAAGCCTCGAAGCTGTTGTCGGACGCGAATAATCAAAGGGGCAGGATCGATCGCGGGGACAAGCATGAAAAGGCGGACGTGGACAGTCTGGAGCAAGCCGTCAGCGAGTTGCAGGCGCGCGTGGAAACGGTGCAGGCTGAAAGTGCGGCGGCCCGAGCAAACCCTAATTCGCGCGTCGGTCAGGTTCGTGAGGTCAAAAAGAAAAAGAAATTTCTAGGCATTTTTGGCGGCGGCAGCGGCGATGACGAGTATGACGAGTTGATGGGCAGCGTCATACCCGGACGCGACCGCGAATTGTTTATTGTCGCCACGCGTGAAGTCCGAAAGAAGAATTACGATGTCGGGCGACTGCTTTTTCAGACCATCATTACAACATATCCGGATTCTCAGTATTTGCCGATGTCAAAATTGGCTGTCGCGGATTCATTTTTTCTGGAAGGTTCGACAAGTGCTTTGATCCAGGCGATCGCTGCATATCAGGACTGGCTCACATTCTTTCCGACTCATCCGTTAGCCGATCGCGTCGTTCTTAAGATCGCGGAAGCTGAAATGCGTCAGATCGGCCTGCCGGACCGTGATGCAACCCGCGCAAAGCGTGCTGAGACACGCCTCAAGGCTCTTTTGCAGCAATATCCGAACTCGATCCTCAGGAACGAGGCTCAGACCCGTTTGAACGAAGTCCAGGATAATCTTGGTCTGCATAATCTGTTCATAGCGAATTACTATTACATTATGTCGATCGATCAAAAGAAGGGCGGGCTAAAAGGTGCTCAATCGCGATATCGTGAGATCCTCGATAAATACCCCAATTTTAAGTTTATGGACGAGGTTTTGTTCAAGACCGCCGTGACTTACCAGATCGAGGAAGAAACGGATCAAGCAGCTCGATATTTTCAGAGGATCGTCTCGGATTACCCGAACAGTGAGTACGTCGATCGGGCCAAAGAACAGTTGACGTTGATCGGTGCCACTATTCCCGCCGTTAACCCTGAAAGGGCAACCACATTGCCGCCTGAGGATGTTTCATTCTTTCAAAATTTCCGAAATCAGCTATTCGGTATCTATCCGATGACCATTGACAAAAACGGCGTGCTGATGACGAAGGATTTCGAGAAAGAAAAATTTGAAATGATCGATCAGATCATTGATAATCAGGGCGATATATTGGTTAATCAGATACCTAAAGCTCTGACCACTGTTATTTCGCAACGTCAGCCGGTCGCCCAACCGACACCGCCGCCGACAGCACCGCCGCGGCAGCAATAGGCGAGAGAGTGATCGATCCTGACGTTAAAAAGAGAGTGGACGAACGTTACTCGCGTTCGTTGATCATTTACAGTTCAATGGCTGCATCGGCATTAGGTATCGCGGCCATCGGGTGGATTGTCATTCCGGCAGTTCAAATACCGGCCTCAGCACCGGCGGTTGTGCCCATTTGGGTGTTGGTCTTTTTCCTGGCGATTGCTGCGATCATTGCCCGGAGATCTCTGGTTCGATGGGAACGCCTGCATGACATAACTCTCCTTCGTGGGGTCGATGGACTTCTGGCAACGCTTCAGACGAACTCGATCATTTTGGCAGCCCTCGGCGAGATGATCATTATCGCTGGCGTCGTTTCCGCGTACTTGTCATTTGACCGCGGTGACCTTCTGCGGTCGACGATCATAGCGGCGGTAGTGTTTGTGCTCAATTTTCCTCGTCGGTCGACCTGGGATACGATCATTTCCAGTCTAAGCAAAGTTTAATATCTCAATTATGTCCATAGCCGGAATGATACGCGCCATCGGTTTGACGATAGGCATCGTCGGGTCGGTTTACGCTCAAACCGGCCAAATGCCGTCCACTCCTGCCCAACTGCCCGCGGTGAGTATAGAACGCCGCCGCGAAGCGATGGAGCGAATGCTGGAGGGACAGCGCCTTTTATTGGCGAGTAATCGGTTGCGTTCCGAGGCGGCGATCAACGCTACCGTAGAACGTGCGCGAGAGGCATTCCTGAAGGTTGTCGAGCTTGATCCGTCGATCGCCGAGGCCTATACGTCACTCGCTGAGATCGCAGTGTCGACGCCGCCAAATGATATTGGTGAGGCGATCAAGTATGCATTAGCCGCCGTTCGCGTCGACAGTACGAATTTCGGCGGCCGCCGATTGCTAGCACGGCTTTACACGATCCGAGCCCGAGGTGCAGACGGTAAGTTCGAACCGGGTAATTCTGCATTGGCGGTGGCAAATTGGCGTGAAGTTACGATCCTCGACCCTCGGAACGCGGAAGCGTGGGCATTTTTAGCGTCGCTTTACGAGGTCTCAGGCCGCAAAAATGAAGAGATCGATGCCCTCCGAAAATGGGTTTCGTCCGCACCGCCGATCGATACACAATTTTATCAGGCGGCATTGGGCAGAACAGACACTCTCACGGTAGAAACTGCTTCCTTGAGACTCGGCCAAGCTCTGGTAGCTACAAATAACGCAGATGAGGCGTTGACCGTACTCGGCAATCTCGCGGCGGACGATCCCGGCAACGTGGCGGCCACCGAAGTATTGGGCGACGCCATTGCTCTGGCGAGCGATACTGCTGTACGCAAGGCCACTGAACTATTGAGGCAAGCGGCTTACGGCGATCCGTCAAACCTAAAGTTGATCGGCCTGCTTCAGAGTGTTTTCGAACGCGGCGGAGCGTCAAGGGAAGCCGTCGCTCTGCTGCAACGATCGATCGAATCGACTGCCAAAAGCGATCCTTTGATAAACGCCAGGCTTCTGATCGAACTCGGTGATCTTTTCAGGCGTGAACAAAAGTTTGACATCGCTGCCGATTCGTATGAAAAGGCTCTGATCCGTATCGGCGATCCGACCGATGCCGACTCAAAATCCGAAATAAACGAGATCGTACGATCGGCGTTCGGTAAGTTGTCGCGGATCGATGGATTAAGGCTGAGGCCGACCGGAATAGTCAAACTTTCTATTCGTAGCCGAACATTTTTAGGCAAAGATTCGCAATTTCCTGACCGTTTGGTGATCGACCACTATCGTTCCATCGGCAAACGTATCGAGGCACTGGCGGCCGTCAAATCCTTACGCGTGCGGTTTGGCACAGATGAGGGTCTCCGTCGTCTAGAAGCGACCGTCTTGGCGGAATCCGGAATGATCAGCGATGCCGTCAAGCTAATGAAAGCCCGCTGGGCCGATGCGGCAAATCGACCTGCGGCCGCGACGGAAGTACCGCTGACGCCATTCGATGAGTTTTCTGACCTACTTTTCATCTCCGACCTTGCCGCGCGTCACTCGAGTCCCGTGATCGCAGTTGATGCCGCCAGAAGGGCATTGACTAAGGCAGTTGACTCCGACCGACGTCAGATCGCTCAATTGTCGGTCGCGACGGCATTGCAACGCTCAGGCGAATTCAAGGCTGCCGAGGAAATTCTGCGGGAACTGTTAAGACAGACGCCGGGGAATCCTATGGCGCTAAATAATTTGGGTTACTTCTTGGTTGAGCGTAACGAGCGACTTGATGAGGCGGTTGTGCTCATTCGCGGTGCATTGTCGATCGATCCAACTAATGGCTCGTATCTCGATAGTCTCGGCTGGGCACTCTTCCATTCCGGAAAGATCGACGCCGCCGAGAGCGAGTTGCGAAAGGCAATCAGATATGACGATACGTCGGTTACAGCATTCGAACATTTGGGTGATGTTTTAGCCAAAAAGGGCGACCTCGCCGAGGCCCGGAAGTGTCGTGTTGCCGCACGTGCCAATGCTACATCGGCCGAAGATGTCCGACGTCTAGATGAAAAGCTGAAATAAAGAAGGCCGCCTTTTCAGACGGCCTTAAAACTAAACCTGTGGTGTCGGCGTTGGTACCGGGTCCGTCGTAGGTTCGTTACGCTTTTTAAGCTTTGGCGGACCATCCGATGGAGTCGAAGTGCTGTCCGGTGCTGAATCATCGGTCGGTTCAGGTTGCCTCTTCTTGAGTGTTGGTTTTGTGTCGCCACCTTCGTCGACATCGGATAATACGCCGGCTCTCGCGTTCGTGGTCTTCATAAGCTGCGCTTTTACCCGCTGAAACTCTGAGGTGCTGATCACATATTCTTCTTTTTCGGGAAACCGTGCGACCAATTCCAAACTGTCATCACGCCTTTCCAATGAAGGGGGATGCGATGAGAATAGTTTCGAGATCGTTCCCGGCTTTTTCCGATTTTTGGAAGCTAGCTTTTCAAACATCGTGGACATTCCGGTTGGATCGTATCCGGAAGCATACAGGTACTGTACACCGAGTTTGTCAGCCTCGACCTCCGCTCCGCGACTAAATTTAAGAAATGCCAACGCCTGAGCGATCCCGGCCGTGTTTTGAAGCACACTGCCGGCAATCCCGCCGGTCAAGATCATTCCGGCCAACATCCCGTACTGGAGCAACTGGCCTTTTCCTTGGTTCTCCATCGCGTGGCGAGCAGCAACGTGAGCGATCTCGTGAGCCATCACACCCGCCAATTCGGCTTCGCTGTCTGCAGCGAGAATTAATCCTTTATTTACAAAGAAATAACCGCCCGGCAATGCGAACGCGTTGACCTCATCACTATCAATGACCTTAATAGTGAAGGGTATTTTGGCATCTGAGTGCAGAACTATGTTCTGTCCGACGCGATTGACATATTCGGTGATGATCGGGTCATCCACCATTTTGGCCTGCTGCTCGACCTCCATCGCCAACTGGCGGCCGATCTGCATTTCTTTTTCCTGGGAACCGCCTAACCACCCAAACAGTTTGTCAGAGCCGCTATTGATGTTACGTTTACCGATCTGTGCCGGATCGTCCTTGGCCGAAAGAGTTCCGGGCCCCGGAGTTGGGGTTGCGTCGGACTTGGGCGATTGCTTTTCCTTCTTTTTAGATTTTACAGCAGGCTTGTCAGTATCGGTTTTTGTCTGGGCCCCAACGCGTACCGGTACCAACATCGATCCGCTAACCCAAATGCTTAGCAACAAAAAATATCCACTCACTTTCTTGACCAAACCGATCGACATAAACTGCCTCCAACTAATATTCACCGATACCAATGATTGTAGACCTTCACGAGTTGTCGTTCAACAGCTTTTTGATGCCCGCGCAAGCAAAATGGTTGCGCAATTATCTTTATAAAAGATCAAATAGCAAACTGTCACCGATTGCGATAAATATAGGTTCTATTTACTGATTAAACTTGTTAAAATAATACGGACGGTTCCGTCGCGTGATCTGCCGCCTTTCGGCGGTTCGGGAAAGTTAGCTTTGGTAATAGATCAGCGGCACCGACACTACTAAAAGATGAATCGAATTCCGGAAAAGGTAAAGGACATCGTCGAGGTGCGTACACACGCAGGTCTCACGAATTTCGCAACAGACCCGTTACGAACACTTTCCGGATATCATTTTACGGATGTCACGGCAGATCTTATGAGCAAATGGCTCATTAAGGTCCTGTCCGTAAACTCGACTCACGGGGCTTCGTTAGCACTCGCCGGCTTTCGCGGTGTTGGCAAGAGCCACTTTCTGGCCGCCTTCGGCACGATCCTTTCACACCCGGAACTGCGATCAAGGATATCTGATCCGCTCGTATCCTCGACTGCACATTCGATCGTTCGCCGTAGTTTCCCGGTTGCATATGTTCGCCGCGGCCTTCAGAAGTCGTTGTTTCTTGAGCTAAAAGATGCCATTGCCCCGATCATTGGTTGCGATCCGGGTTCCTTAAGCGATTCGCTGAGCGAGATATTAATGCGTGCTCGGCAGAGCACCGGTGACGATCCTTTGGTTTTGCTGATCGATACGGCGATCGAACGGTCATCCCGCGTTTCACGCGATGATGGCGTTATTTTGTCTGAGATCGCCGAAACGGCGGGATCGTTGGGGATATTTGTCGGTATCGCGCTCGATGACGACATTTCCGGAGCGGACGGCCTTAATTCGGCTATATCCGGCACATATTCGATCGATTACCTAGATCAGGAACACCTGTATCGAATCGTTGACACGCATATTTTCCCAAAGCAGAACCGAATGCACGCGGTACTGCACGACATTTACGACCACTATCGCAAAGCCGTACCAAGTTTTCGTTGGAGCGAGGAGCGATTTTCTTCACTTTATCCGCTGCATCCGGCCATTATGGAGGTCGCGCCTTTTGTGCGTCTCTATATGCACGATTTTGCACTCTTGAGTTTTGCCTCTGAGGCGGGTTCGCGTATCCTTGGCCGTCCCGCAAACTCGCTGATCGCGCCGGATGAGGTATTCGATAAGGTCGAAAAGGACTTGCGGGAAGTCGAGGCACTCAAGGGGGCATTTGAGGCGTTTGATCGGATCAATACCGACGTCGTTTCACACATTCCGGTTGTAAAGCGTCTACAGGCCAAACTGATCCTCAAGGGGCTTTTCCTCTTTTCGCTAAATGACGAAGGTGCATCGGCATCCGAGATCGGAGCGTCGATGCTCATCTACGACGAGAATGACCCGGCCGGAACTGTACGTCAGATCGAGTCGGTCTTGGCGTCGTTTCACAATGCTCTACCCGCTCAAGTGCGTGTTCAGGATTCGGCGGGCGGGTCGCGATTCAGCATTAAGCTAGACGGAAAGGACGATTTCAATTTAGAACTAGCACGTCTATCGGATCTGGTTTCCACTACGGTCACCGGCGAGATCTTCAGGCGATCGATCGACGAGCGATTTTCGGACTGTTCATTGGCCGATGTCACTGAAACGCCGGGGAGGGCGGTCGCAGGTTGTGCGATCACATGGCGTGGCGGCTTGCGAAAAGGTCAGGTAGTTTGGGATTCCGGTGACGTGCCGTTTATCCCAAAACCGTCGGACCCGGTCGATTGGACTGCGGTGATTCCCCTAGCGACCGGCTTTGTTGCACCACCGATTACGGATACGCCGCTTGTTGTGTGGAAGCCGGCCGAACTGTCGTCCGGTGAACTAGACACTATTCGGCGTTTTCACGTACTGCAGACTGATACCAAATTTCGATCGGAATTTCCGGAGCATATCTCGGCCGCGACTCAGGTACACGCCTTTGCGGTTGAAAAGATATTTCAAAGAGTATTTTTGAATGACGGCATTCTGCTGATCGAGGGGTTTGAATACAACTTTACCGACGATGCGAGAACCGCTCAGAGCTTGGCTCAAGTATTTACGATAATGCTCGAGTCACTTTTTGAGGGAAAATTCCCGCTTCATCCGTACTTCGCGTCTGTTATTCGCTTTCAGGACGTGACGACTCTCGTCACGGACTTTTTCGGGGGAGCACGCCCGAGAATCGAGGAGGTGCAAGCTTTAGCGGGGCTTTACTGCCAGCCGATCGGGATCGTAACTGATACAGACGGCATATATTCGCCGTCCGATGCAGACGAATTACGCGGTAATGATCTAGTAAAGTTGGCATTCGAGTCGATCGCCGCCGAGCGCGGTGAGATCACGTCACTCCAGCAGATCCTGGCGATGCTCGGTGCGGCACCGTTCGGGCTAGTTCGCGAAGGGTCTTATCTCTTGCTGTCGGCGATGGTAGCAGCCCGATTGCTCGAGTTTGTTACATCCAATGGCGATCGTATCAATTACCGTTCGCTCGACCTTAAACTGATCTGGGACGACATCGTTGGGGTGTCACCGCCGACGGAGTCCGTTTATTCAAACGAACGATTGTTGTTTTGGGGTTCTCTATTGACGGGCAGGTCATTTGGGTCATTAAACGCGGC encodes:
- the bamD gene encoding outer membrane protein assembly factor BamD, which gives rise to MVRISIRVFVLSLLATALFSASAMAQSKPLDGSEIQRLDVMRDKLDRMKRSLSAAAGSLKDENSNDKSKKNDKANLDSPLGRMLGLEKEASKLLSDANNQRGRIDRGDKHEKADVDSLEQAVSELQARVETVQAESAAARANPNSRVGQVREVKKKKKFLGIFGGGSGDDEYDELMGSVIPGRDRELFIVATREVRKKNYDVGRLLFQTIITTYPDSQYLPMSKLAVADSFFLEGSTSALIQAIAAYQDWLTFFPTHPLADRVVLKIAEAEMRQIGLPDRDATRAKRAETRLKALLQQYPNSILRNEAQTRLNEVQDNLGLHNLFIANYYYIMSIDQKKGGLKGAQSRYREILDKYPNFKFMDEVLFKTAVTYQIEEETDQAARYFQRIVSDYPNSEYVDRAKEQLTLIGATIPAVNPERATTLPPEDVSFFQNFRNQLFGIYPMTIDKNGVLMTKDFEKEKFEMIDQIIDNQGDILVNQIPKALTTVISQRQPVAQPTPPPTAPPRQQ
- a CDS encoding tetratricopeptide repeat protein, with the translated sequence MSIAGMIRAIGLTIGIVGSVYAQTGQMPSTPAQLPAVSIERRREAMERMLEGQRLLLASNRLRSEAAINATVERAREAFLKVVELDPSIAEAYTSLAEIAVSTPPNDIGEAIKYALAAVRVDSTNFGGRRLLARLYTIRARGADGKFEPGNSALAVANWREVTILDPRNAEAWAFLASLYEVSGRKNEEIDALRKWVSSAPPIDTQFYQAALGRTDTLTVETASLRLGQALVATNNADEALTVLGNLAADDPGNVAATEVLGDAIALASDTAVRKATELLRQAAYGDPSNLKLIGLLQSVFERGGASREAVALLQRSIESTAKSDPLINARLLIELGDLFRREQKFDIAADSYEKALIRIGDPTDADSKSEINEIVRSAFGKLSRIDGLRLRPTGIVKLSIRSRTFLGKDSQFPDRLVIDHYRSIGKRIEALAAVKSLRVRFGTDEGLRRLEATVLAESGMISDAVKLMKARWADAANRPAAATEVPLTPFDEFSDLLFISDLAARHSSPVIAVDAARRALTKAVDSDRRQIAQLSVATALQRSGEFKAAEEILRELLRQTPGNPMALNNLGYFLVERNERLDEAVVLIRGALSIDPTNGSYLDSLGWALFHSGKIDAAESELRKAIRYDDTSVTAFEHLGDVLAKKGDLAEARKCRVAARANATSAEDVRRLDEKLK
- a CDS encoding M48 family metalloprotease, with the translated sequence MSIGLVKKVSGYFLLLSIWVSGSMLVPVRVGAQTKTDTDKPAVKSKKKEKQSPKSDATPTPGPGTLSAKDDPAQIGKRNINSGSDKLFGWLGGSQEKEMQIGRQLAMEVEQQAKMVDDPIITEYVNRVGQNIVLHSDAKIPFTIKVIDSDEVNAFALPGGYFFVNKGLILAADSEAELAGVMAHEIAHVAARHAMENQGKGQLLQYGMLAGMILTGGIAGSVLQNTAGIAQALAFLKFSRGAEVEADKLGVQYLYASGYDPTGMSTMFEKLASKNRKKPGTISKLFSSHPPSLERRDDSLELVARFPEKEEYVISTSEFQRVKAQLMKTTNARAGVLSDVDEGGDTKPTLKKRQPEPTDDSAPDSTSTPSDGPPKLKKRNEPTTDPVPTPTPQV